acacccacacAGCTGCTCTTACCACATGCACGAACTTCAGCTCCCCTGGCAGTTTGGCCAACTGGTCTGGGCGACCTTCGACTTCGACATTAGCATACGCTTGGTGCAGGGCATTCCCCAGGCCCACAAAGATGCATAGCACGGCTATGGAGACGAGGCAGCAGTGCCGTTTCCACATTTTCACAGCCACACTTGACCACGAACCACAGCGACTGTAGAGCATATGTTAGCAAAATTGGAAATCAATCCAGCTTCCGACGCTATGGGCAAAGGGTCTTACCTCAACTGGCGACCTGGTCGTGCGTgcttttcatatatataattatgtaGGTGAGCACCTGGCCAAACTGAAGTTTAAACCAACGACGTACTTCCTTGTTTATAAAATCGTTGACAAATTTGATAACCACAAAGAAGCAGTGCTGCCAAGTGCAGCTACCAAAACAAGCTAGAAAAAAGCTAAACTAGCTATAAGTATTtaacacatttaaaaatataaaatttctttttaaaatcccTTATctcaaaacattaaaaatatttggaaaatattattgttattaaaattgtttttaaaaaaattcaagcCCCTTAGAATTGTTAACTAAAGAACGCTTTAAAATAGACAGCACTATTACTTGCTCGATTAACGATAAACGATAACAAGCGGGCTACGgctgaaatttgaaattgaaacaaaaatagTAGCAACTGGTATTTACGATTGTATTGATTGACTCGTCGTATCTAGTTGCACACAAGTAATATGATTATTTAAGTATTGcattaaatattgaaacaatCTTAACTACGAATAACAAATATACTGTTGATGTTGGTCTTAAAAGTACGGCTATAGgacagatttaaaaaaaaataataataataaatcccGTCGGCTTAACTAAACGATTCTGAGCGCGGAAGAATGGAAAACGAAATTCGGCTATTACATTATTAGTTGGAGTTGGGAGTTTGGAGTTCGCGTGGACTGGCCAAACATCGGAGTGGAGTTTCACTTGCTTAAAACCTTCTATTGCCGCCCATATTTGGTCCAGGCCGGGGTCCGCTATAGCTGCAAGAAGGAAAACATTGATTATGTATTACAAATCGCATTCTTGGGGCACAGATTGCTTCACCTACCGGTTTCTTTGGCTTCCCAAAGGCGGAAAATCCGTGTGATATGCATTGAAGCCATTCTGATTGTGACCCTTTCCTaagccgccgcctcctcctcctccaccccGCTTGTTGGGACCCCCGCCTCCCTGTTGGCTATTGTGTTCGTTGCTGGCTGCTCCACTGCTGCCACGTCTGGCATTGAAACCCCCGCCTCCATTGAAGAAACCTCGTCCACCCTGTGGGTTGCCTCTGAGTAGGAAAGAAGGCACTTGAATTAATAGAGAAGTTCACATAGGAACAAATTCTGAACATACCCATTGGCACCAGCGTCCCCACGACTATTCGAGTTCATGGGTCCGTTTCCAAAGCGTCCAAAGCTCAtttgctgatgctggtgctcCACCGGCAGGGCAAACCCACGGCGATCCTGACGCACATTGCTGCCAGCGCCGCCTCTGTGATTCAGCGATCCGCCACCGCCGCTGCCGGAGCTGCCTGCCCGGAAgtcattgctgctgctgctgctcccgcctGCTCCAAATCCGCTCGTCGGGCTGTTCCTGAAGTTCCTCTTTCCAGCTTGAGGGCCACCGTTATTGTCCCACCGACTGTTACCGAAGCGATTGCCTTCGTTGGCTCCACCTCCCCCAAACTTTCCAGTATTGCCTCCGCCCGCGAATTTGTTCCTGAATCCGGGCGCCTGAGAGCCAGCCTCTATGTTTTGCGGCGGTCCCTTGCTGTAGGGAGCACTCCGCTGTTGCCTATAGTTGGGTTCGTTTCGCATAGGTCCAaatttgttgttggtgttgggTCCCCGGGCATCGGCCTCATCCTTGGAAAATCGACCGCCGCGGCCGGTTTCATCGCGGAAGTTCCGCTTGAAACTGTTACCCGACGCCTCTGTGGATCTCTTATTGGGGCCACCACTTTGTCCTAAATGGACGCACATTAATCATTATATGTTGTTATATCTGAGATGAGAGGTATATTACCCTCGGGGGGCCTGCGTCCCTGGTTGTCACCACTGGCCGGCGGACCGCGACCGCCGTTTCCAGGGCCGTACTTTGGCCTGCCCGCCTCCACGACGATGGCCTGGCCCTTGAAAACGATACCGTTGAGGGCGGCAATGGCCGCCTCCGCCATGTCCGTGGTCTCCAGGTGAACGAAGGCGCACCGATTCATCACGTCACACTCTACAACTGAGCCGTAGTTGGAGAACAGGCGACGCAACTCCTCCGGCTTGCAGCGCGGCAGGCTGCCAACGAACACCTTGGCGGGCTACATGGATAAAGCTTGCATTACACGGGTTCTGCCCCATCCGCCAGCGGCAACCTCTTCAACTCTTACGTACAGTAGacatgtatttttaaaaattctctatatattttcggttttttcCTTTATCACCTCTCCCATCGCTAGCTGCAATCGATATCGATGAGACATGCAAAATACGATG
Above is a genomic segment from Drosophila kikkawai strain 14028-0561.14 chromosome 3R, DkikHiC1v2, whole genome shotgun sequence containing:
- the LOC108077616 gene encoding uncharacterized PE-PGRS family protein PE_PGRS20; the protein is MSTPAKVFVGSLPRCKPEELRRLFSNYGSVVECDVMNRCAFVHLETTDMAEAAIAALNGIVFKGQAIVVEAGRPKYGPGNGGRGPPASGDNQGRRPPEGQSGGPNKRSTEASGNSFKRNFRDETGRGGRFSKDEADARGPNTNNKFGPMRNEPNYRQQRSAPYSKGPPQNIEAGSQAPGFRNKFAGGGNTGKFGGGGANEGNRFGNSRWDNNGGPQAGKRNFRNSPTSGFGAGGSSSSSNDFRAGSSGSGGGGSLNHRGGAGSNVRQDRRGFALPVEHQHQQMSFGRFGNGPMNSNSRGDAGANGGNPQGGRGFFNGGGGFNARRGSSGAASNEHNSQQGGGGPNKRGGGGGGGGLGKGHNQNGFNAYHTDFPPLGSQRNRYSGPRPGPNMGGNRRF